The genomic stretch TCACTTAATATATTAATCTTATACTGCGAAGAGTTCATCCAATAACTTACAACCGTTTCAGCATTTTTAAATCTGTATGCTATATTCTCGTCAGAAGAAAAAACCCTTATCCTATTTTCATATAAAAGCTCATCATACCTAGTATTATTAGGTCTGATATGCGAAAAGTTAATTGAAAGTTCTTTAGCTCTAATATCTGCCACCTTATTAAGTTCATCGCTTAATTCAAATGGATACAAACCCTCATTTTCTCTAACTTCATTTAATGCCTTTAATGTTGTTTCAGCTTCATAATTATACTGTGAATACAAAACTGATAAAGAACAAAAATAAAGAATAAATAAAGCCTTAATTATAATATTAAACATATATGTGTATTCTACTTCTATAAACTCTATTATTTTAGATATTTTTATGTTTTATAAATATAATATTTTTTTATTATTTTTCAAGTCTAAGCAACAATTTATTTTTATTAATTTCTGAAATATTAGAATGTGTTATATTGTAAATTATCCTCTTTCTTATCTTATCTATAATGCTTATATCATTATTTTTATAATATGATATTATATCCAAAATATCATTTGTAATATCAAATAAATACTCATTCGATTTTCTTGAGCATAATCTGCTGTACGTTTTTAATATATATTCTCCAAAATATTTGATAAGTTTTATATTGTTTGATAATACTGCAGCATTAAAATGATATGAATATATTTTCAATGCCCCTATATTATCTTCTCTTATATATCGCTCTAAAAACAAAGAAAACATCTTTATATATTCCAAACTTTTATTTTGAAGTTTTAAGCATATCTCTTCTTTATTCATTATATGAGTAGAATATTCTAGATAAATTACTATAATATCATCTTTATCATAATCAAATATTATACTGTCTTTAGAACAATCCAAAGGGTTTTCTAATTTAAGTCTTATATTCTCTATATATTTTAAATTCTTATTGAAATTACTAAAATAAAAATTATGCTTTCTAGTATCTACAACAAATAAATATTCTACATTTTTAGTTTTATTAACAATAGATCTTTTAGCACCTCTGTATTTTGTATATTCAGAAGTAATGATATCCAATTTGCCATGCTCTTCAAGAATAGATATTAAATCGTCATATTCTATTATACCATCTGTAGAATAACTCATTACTATATAATTACTATTTATATTATCAAGTAAATTTATTAAAGTATCTTTAGCTGTCTTCTTGTAGCAGTATAAAGATTTAGTTTTTACCCAGTCCTTTCTAATACCTCCCTTGTCTGTTTTCTTTCCGTCAATATAAATATTTTTGTTAATTGGAGGCTTATCCCATAAAGCTATAGTATTAAGTAAATGATAATTACTTCCATATTGATGCTGATTATATGGAGGATCCAAATAAACTAAATCAAAATGCTTATCTTTATTTTTTATAACAAACTCATTAGCATCAAGCATACTTGCATAACAATTAGCACCTTCAAATAATGGTATTTGTTTTAATGATATAGGAGAAAGTATCCTATTTAGTGCATCTTTATTTCTCCCGCCAAAACCTGCATGAAAAGCCTTAAAAACTCCGGAAGTATTTGTATGCGTTGCAGATTCATATATAATAGAAGCTATTAAATAATAATATTCGTTTTGATTAATAGCATTATTTTTATAAAGCTCTTCTATGTTATGTCTTATAATATCTATTCTTGAGGCATTATACTGAGTATAAAAAAGCCTTTCATTAATTAAATCCGGATTATTGTCATCTGAAGGAGCATAATACTTGGAAATATATCTGTCATTATCATTAATATAATCAATGCTGTTAATCATATTAATTGTATTTTCTAATCCGCCAGTATGAATAAACATATTATCTAAATCTTTTATATTAATAGATAAATGAGCATAATTTAATATATAGGAATAATACTCCCAATCATTAGAATAAACCTCTAAATTTAAAGTCTTTAAAAGTCTTGATACGCTTCCGCTTCCTGCAAATAAATCCAAAGCAGTTTTTATAGAACTATCCTCTTCTAATATATGCAAAATTGCAGCCTCTATAAATGGAAGAAGTCTTCTTTTATTTCCAATATATGCTATTAAATTTTCTTTTAAATATTTTTCTTTAGTATTAGCTTCTGCATTAGTTATCATAATCTTATTATCATAATATAGTTTACATAATTATATTAACATAATAACAGCAAAATATCAACATAGAAACTACAGATTAATTTGAAAATATACTATTTACTATTTTTTGATAATAGGTTATAGTATATAAATTTATAAAAGTAATAATCTATAAGTGCTTAATTGGAGATGCGAAATTATGATAGAGAATGTAAAAAAAAATAGCTTAGTATTCAAATTTTTAATACCATATATGGCAGCACTGTTTATAATATGCGTACTTATTTACATAGCATACCGTCCTCAATATAAAGTCAGATTTTTAACATCGAATAAATATAATATATCAAATATATCTGATGAATTAGAAAATAATATATCATCTTTATATGGGAAAATTAATATATTCTGCTCATATGTTGAAAAGGAGACTGATTCTAATAAATTATTGGAAGTATTTGCAAATGTAATAAAAAACGAAAGTGATTTAATGAATATATTTTATGCAGACACAATACCATATAAAAACGGAGGTACTGTATTAAATACGGTAGGACAGCTTCCGAATGATTATGACCAAACAACTAAAGAATGGTATCAAAAAGCATTAGCCTCAAGAGAAATAGTAATATCAGATCCTTATATTGATGCTGTAACACAAAATCTAGTAATAACGTTTTCAAAATCTATATACAGAGACGGAGAATTATACGGAATAGTTGGTATTGATGTTCAGTTATCAAAAGTGGTAAATGAGATATTAAATTTAGCAAAAAAT from Brachyspira murdochii DSM 12563 encodes the following:
- a CDS encoding CAP domain-containing protein, giving the protein MFNIIIKALFILYFCSLSVLYSQYNYEAETTLKALNEVRENEGLYPFELSDELNKVADIRAKELSINFSHIRPNNTRYDELLYENRIRVFSSDENIAYRFKNAETVVSYWMNSSQYKINILSDKFTHVGVSHYAINGEDFWVVIFAQLRRQN
- a CDS encoding DNA adenine methylase; protein product: MITNAEANTKEKYLKENLIAYIGNKRRLLPFIEAAILHILEEDSSIKTALDLFAGSGSVSRLLKTLNLEVYSNDWEYYSYILNYAHLSINIKDLDNMFIHTGGLENTINMINSIDYINDNDRYISKYYAPSDDNNPDLINERLFYTQYNASRIDIIRHNIEELYKNNAINQNEYYYLIASIIYESATHTNTSGVFKAFHAGFGGRNKDALNRILSPISLKQIPLFEGANCYASMLDANEFVIKNKDKHFDLVYLDPPYNQHQYGSNYHLLNTIALWDKPPINKNIYIDGKKTDKGGIRKDWVKTKSLYCYKKTAKDTLINLLDNINSNYIVMSYSTDGIIEYDDLISILEEHGKLDIITSEYTKYRGAKRSIVNKTKNVEYLFVVDTRKHNFYFSNFNKNLKYIENIRLKLENPLDCSKDSIIFDYDKDDIIVIYLEYSTHIMNKEEICLKLQNKSLEYIKMFSLFLERYIREDNIGALKIYSYHFNAAVLSNNIKLIKYFGEYILKTYSRLCSRKSNEYLFDITNDILDIISYYKNNDISIIDKIRKRIIYNITHSNISEINKNKLLLRLEK